The proteins below come from a single Rosa rugosa chromosome 2, drRosRugo1.1, whole genome shotgun sequence genomic window:
- the LOC133731785 gene encoding shewanella-like protein phosphatase 1 isoform X2: MVTDSYSVSSALSPAKPTMASLCLNSLPLPPPSQPRKLLETPPSFSSSTPSSLNSYGKTEASKPIVVSGNPPTFVSAPGRRIVAVGDLHGDLDQTRCALEMAGVLSSDGEDLWTGGETVLVQLGDILDRGEDEIAILSLLRSLDIQAKAEGGAVFQVNGNHESMNVEGDFRFVDAGGFDECIDFLEYLDDCRDDWEEAFVDWIGVSQKLKEDRKMPQSYWDPWNLVRRQKGVIARSILLRPGGPLACELARHAVVLKVNDWLFCHGGLVPHHVAYGIERMNKEVSHWMRGLSESEDDPDIPFIATRGYDSVVWNRLYSRDNSDFDDYQSNQIHSILEKTLQAAGAKAMVVGHTPQTVGVNCKYNCSIWRIDVGMSSGVLNSRPEVLEIRGDKARVIRSERDSFSELNVVDYI, encoded by the exons ATGGTCACTGATTCATATTCAGTAAGTAGTGCTCTGAGTCCAGCCAAGCCAACAATGGCTTCGCTTTGTCTCAACTCGTTGCCTCTGCCTCCACCTTCTCAGCCTCGCAAGCTCTTAGAGActcctccttctttttcttcttctactcCTTCTTCACTGAACAGTTATGGCAAAACAGAGGCCTCCAAGCCCATAGTCGTCAGTGGAAACCCACCCACTTTTGTTTCTGCTCCCGGTCGCCGAATTGTCGCCG TTGGGGATCTGCATGGAGACCTTGATCAAACAAGATGTGCACTTGAGATGGCTGGTGTGTTGAGTTCTGATGGTGAAGACTTGTGGACAGGCGGGGAAACG GTATTAGTTCAGCTTGGAGATATACTTGATCGAGGTGAGGATGAAATTGCCATTTTGTCATTGCTGCGATCCTTGGATATCCAGGCAAAAGCTGAAGGTGGAGCAGTTTTTCAG GTCAATGGAAATCATGAAAGCATGAATGTGGAGGGGGATTTTCGATTTGTGGACGCTGGAGGATTTGATGAGTGTATTGATTTCTTGGAATACTTGGATGACTGTAGAGATGACTGGGAAGAAGCTTTTGTTGACTGGATTGGTGTCTCTCAAAAGTTGAAAGAAGATAGGAAAATGCCCCAAAGTTATTGGGATCCATGGAATCTAGTGAGG AGGCAAAAGGGTGTGATTGCCAGATCAATCCTTCTAAGACCAGGCGGTCCATTGGCGTGTGAGTTAGCGCGACATGCTGTTGTTCTTAAGGTCAATGACTGGCTCTTCTGTCATGGTGGTCTTGTTCCTCACCACG TTGCATATGGCATAGAGAGAATGAATAAGGAAGTATCTCATTGGATGAGAGGACTCAGTGAGAGTGAGGACGATCCTGACATCCCTTTCATAGCCACAAGGGGATATGACAGTGTAGTTTGGAATCGTTTGTACTCGAGAGATAACTCAGATTTCGATGACTACCAGAGTAACCAG ATACACTCTATTCTTGAAAAGACACTACAAGCAGCTGGTGCTAAGGCAATGGTGGTAGGGCATACTCCTCAAACTGTAGGAGTAAACTG TAAATACAATTGTAGCATATGGCGGATTGACGTTGGGATGTCAAgtggagttcttaattcaagacCAGAG GTTCTAGAAATAAGAGGCGATAAAGCAAGAGTTATCAGAAGTGAGAGGGATAGCTTCAGTGAACTCAATGTTGTTGATTATATATAG
- the LOC133732102 gene encoding putative pentatricopeptide repeat-containing protein At1g12700, mitochondrial yields the protein MIRKTCPCYWSSTRGMPFLHSPTLVVFINNYMSTRSRGLHSQPSTPAKSRETHRGKLLRDNYPKPSVPKVCNPEHALKVFDEMLQRRPLPSIVRFTQILGQLVKLKHYSQVIALNRRMGLIGIASDVYTLTIIINCFCHLNQMGFSLSVLGQYFKLGLQPDVTTYTTLINGFVLENRMAEAAGIFSKMLQAGHCVPNVVTFNTLIKGLCMRGDNTAAIQLLRKMEERGRKPDIFTYSTIIDSLCKDTLVVDALNLFSEMISRGVAPDVVTYTSLIQGVCNVGKWKEATRLLNEMVSRNILPDVVTFNVLVDGLCKEGMVVEAKSVVEMMIPRDIEPNAITYNSLMDGYCLRGEMDEARKVFDLMLSKACMVNVRSCSILINGYCKHKKIDEANKVFQEMLCMELVPDTITYNTLIDGFCKAGRIRVAEKLFSQMQGCGQLPDVQTYAILMNGLCGNKQLSTAVELLREMEDNKLEVSIIIYTIIIEGLCKAGKLESATDFFSSLSSKRVQPDVKAYTVMINGLCDGGLLVEAEKLLREMVERGCSPNYCTYNTIIRGFINNNETSRAVGIIQEMVEMGFSADASTAELIIDLLSKDKVDSALLSLLKKS from the coding sequence ATGATTCGCAAAACTTGTCCTTGTTACTGGAGCAGCACAAGAGGTATGCCATTTCTTCACTCTCCCACTCTTGTTGTTTTCATCAACAATTACATGAGCACAAGAAGCAGAGGGCTTCATTCTCAACCCTCAACCCCAGCTAAATCTAGAGAAACCCATCGAGGGAAGCTTTTGAGAGACAACTACCCTAAACCCTCTGTGCCCAAAGTCTGTAACCCCGAACATGCCTTgaaggtgttcgatgaaatgcttCAAAGGCGTCCTTTGCCTTCGATTGTCCGTTTCACTCAGATTTTGGGCCAACTTGTCAAATTGAAACACTATTCTCAAGTCATCGCTTTGAATAGACGAATGGGTCTGATCGGAATCGCTTCTGATGTTTATACTCTAACCATTATCATTAATTGCTTTTGCCATTTGAATCAAATGGGGTTTAGCTTATCTGTCTTGGGGCAATACTTCAAATTGGGTCTTCAACCAGATGTCACCACCTACACTACTCTAATCAACGGCTTTGTTCTCGAGAATAGAATGGCAGAAGCAGCAGGGATTTTCAGCAAAATGCTGCAGGCAGGTCACTGTGTGCCCAATGTGGTTACTTTCAACACACTAATAAAAGGACTTTGCATGAGGGGTGACAACACTGCAGCTATTCAATTGCTCAGGAAGATGGAAGAAAGAGGTCGTAAGCCTGACATATTTACCTATAGCACCATCATTGACAGTCTTTGCAAGGATACACTAGTGGTTGATGCACTGAACCTCTTCTCAGAAATGATTAGTAGGGGCGTTGCTCCAGACGTTGTTACTTACACCTCTTTGATTCAAGGAGTTTGCAACGTAGGTAAGTGGAAAGAAGCTACAAGGTTGTTGAATGAAATGGTTAGTAGAAATATCCTTCCGGATGTAGTCACCTTCAATGTCTTGGTTGATGGACTTTGTAAGGAGGGGATGGTTGTGGAAGCCAAAAGTGTGGTTGAAATGATGATCCCAAGAGATATTGAGCCTAATGCGATTACTTACAATTCACTAATGGATGGTTACTGTTTGCGAGGTGAAATGGATGAAGCAAGAAAAGTCTTTGATCTAATGCTTAGCAAGGCCTGCATGGTTAATGTTCGTAGTTGTAGTATATTGATAAATGGATACTGTAAACATAAAAAGATTGATGAGGCCAACAAGGTTTTTCAGGAAATGCTTTGTATGGAACTTGTTCCAGATACCATTACTTACAATACTCTTATTGACGGTTTTTGTAAAGCAGGAAGAATACGGGTAGCAGAGAAGTTGTTTTCTCAGATGCAAGGTTGTGGTCAACTTCCAGATGTTCAAACTTACGCCATTCTAATGAATGGCCTATGTGGAAACAAGCAACTTTCAACGGCAGTGGAACTGCTTAGAGAGATGGAAGATAACAAGTTGGAAGTAAGTATCATAATTTACACCATCATCATTGAAGGTTTGTGCAAAGCTGGAAAACTTGAATCTGCAACAGATTTCTTCTCTAGTTTGTCTTCAAAAAGAGTTCAGCCTGATGTGAAGGCATATACTGTGATGATTAATGGACTCTGTGATGGAGGCCTATTGGTTGAAGCAGAAAAGTTGCTTAGAGAAATGGTAGAGAGAGGCTGTTCTCCAAATTATTGTACATATAACACCATCATCCGAGGGTTTATCAATAACAATGAGACATCAAGGGCTGTGGGAATAATTCAAGAAATGGTGGAGATGGGGTTCTCTGCAGATGCATCAACTGCAGAATTGATAATTGATTTGTTGTCTAAAGATAAAGTAGATTCAGCTTTGTTGTCATTGTTAAAGAAGTCATGA
- the LOC133731928 gene encoding uncharacterized protein LOC133731928, with product MATDAKPKFQNPDFRPIPQQPTDYGPPDLAAAASSHDGLHFWQFMIAGSIAGMVEHMAMFPVDTVKTHMQALGSCPIKSVGIRQALGSIMKIEGPAGLYRGIAAMGLGAGPAHAVYFSVYEISKKYFSGGNPNNSAAHAVSGVFATVASDTVLTPMDMVKQRLQLGNSPYKGVWDCVKKVFREDGIRAFYASYRTTVFMNAPFTAVHFATYEAVKKGLMEISPEHADEERLIVHATAGAAAGGLASVVTTPLDVVKTQLQCQGICGCDRFKSGSIGDVVRTILRKDGYRGLVRGWAPRMLFHAPAAAICWSTYEASKTFFQELNGGSSNSGTVT from the exons ATGGCCACAGACGCAAAGCCCAAGTTCCAAAACCCGGACTTCCGCCCGATTCCGCAGCAGCCCACCGACTACGGCCCACCGGACctcgccgccgccgcctcctCCCACGACGGCCTACACTTCTGGCAGTTCATGATCGCCGGCTCAATCGCCGGCATGGTCGAGCACATGGCCATGTTCCCCGTCGACACCGTCAAAACCCATATGCAAGCTCTCGGGTCCTGCCCGATTAAGTCGGTCGGAATCCGGCAGGCCCTCGGATCCATTATGAAGATCGAGGGCCCCGCCGGGCTCTACCGCGGCATTGCCGCCATGGGCCTCGGCGCCGGCCCGGCCCACGCCGTCTACTTCTCGGTGTACGAAATCTCCAAGAAGTATTTTTCCGGCGGGAATCCCAACAACTCCGCCGCCCACGCCGTTTCCGGAGTGTTCGCGACGGTTGCGAGCGACACCGTTTTGACGCCGATGGATATGGTGAAGCAGAGGCTGCAGCTGGGGAATAGCCCCTACAAGGGTGTGTGGGATTGTGTGAAGAAGGTGTTTAGGGAAGATGGGATCAGAGCATTCTACGCTAGTTATAGGACTACTGTGTTTATGAATGCGCCGTTCACGGCGGTGCATTTCGCCACGTATGAGGCGGTGAAGAAGGGGTTGATGGAGATTTCACCGGAGCATGCCGATGAGGAGAGGCTGATTGTTCATGCTACTGCTGGTGCCGCAGCTGGAGGATTGGCCTCGGTGGTCACTACGCCGCTTGATGTGGTCAAAACTCAATTACAGTGTCAG GGTATTTGCGGGTGTGATAGATTTAAAAGTGGTTCGATTGGAGACGTGGTTCGAACAATACTGAGAAAGGATGGATACAGAGGGCTTGTGAGAGGATGGGCTCCGAGAATGCTATTCCATGCCCCTGCTGCTGCTATCTGCTGGTCAACATATGAAGCCTCGAAGACCTTCTTCCAAGAACTCAACGGTGGTAGTAGTAACAGTGGCACTGTAACCTGA
- the LOC133731786 gene encoding uncharacterized protein LOC133731786 encodes MRTLLNLHHHPLILRTSLASMSAASLAVSPISLNFSGLRNGTARPVLRVRNLGRSRVSMSVSVGSSPAVIDDALFADYKPTNAFLFPGQGAQALGMGKEAQSVPAAAELYKKANDILGFDLLDLCINGPKEKLDSTVISQPALYVTSLAAVELLRARDGGQQIIDSVDVTCGLSLGEYTALAFAGSFSFEDGLKLVKLRGEAMQEASDAAKGAMVSVIGLDSDKVQQLCDAANEEVDDKDKVQIANYLCTGNYAVSGGVKGVEALEAKAKSFKARMTVRLAVAGAFHTIFMDPAVSRLEAKLAATQIRTPRIPVISNVDAQPHSDPEVIKKILARQVTSPVQWETTVKTLLSKGLKKSYELGPGKVIAGIVKRMDRGAEIENIGA; translated from the exons ATGCGCACCCTTCTTAACCTGCACCACCACCCTCTTATCCTGCGCACCTCACTCGCCTCCATGTCCGCCGCCTCGCTCGCCGTCTCCCCCATTTCTCTCAACTTCTCGGGGCTCCGAAATGGCACCGCCCGCCCCGTCCTCCGGGTCCGGAACCTCGGCCGATCTAGGGTTTCCATGAGCGTCTCCGTCGGATCATCGCCGGCTGTAATCGACGACGCCTTGTTCGCCGATTACAAGCCCACCAATGCTTTCCTCTTCCCCGGCCAA GGTGCACAAGCACTTGGAATGGGAAAGGAAGCTCAGAGTGTACCGGCAGCTGCAGAGTTGTACAAGAAAGCAAATGATATTTTAGG gtttgaTCTTTTAGATCTTTGTATCAATGGACCGAAAGAGAAGCTTGATTCTACTGTTATAAGCCAG CCAGCTCTTTATGTCACAAGTCTAGCTGCTGTTGAGTTGCTTCGTGCACGTGATGGAGGTCAGCAGATCATTGATTCTGTTGATGTTACATGTGGTCTAAGTTTGGGAGAATATACTGCTCTGGCATTTGCTGGTTCATTTAG CTTCGAGGATGGGCTCAAGCTGGTTAAACTGAGGGGAGAAGCTATGCAG gaagcttctgatgctgccAAAGGTGCCATGGTCAGTGTCATAGGGTTAGATTCAGACAAGGTTCAACAGTTGTGTGATGCAGCCAATGAAGAAGTTGATGACAAAGACAAAGTTCAAATTGCAAATTACCTATGTACT GGAAACTATGCTGTATCTGGAGGTGTGAAAGGAGTGGAAGCACTAGAAGCCAAGGCAAAGTCATTCAAGGCCCGAATGACG GTGCGTCTAGCTGTTGCTGGTGCTTTCCACACTATATTTATGGACCCAGCTGTATCAAGATTGGAAGCAAAATTGGCTGCAACACAGATTAGAACTCCAAGAATACCAGTAATCTCCAACGTTGATGCACAGCCACATTCGGACCCTGAagtgattaagaaaatattggCTCGCCAG GTGACTTCCCCTGTTCAATGGGAAACAACAGTCAAGACTCTCCTTTCCAAGGGGCTGAAGAAGAGTTATGAATTGGGACCTGGAAAG GTCATTGCTGGCATTGTGAAGAGAATGGATAGAGGTGCCGAAATTGAGAACATTGGAGCTTGA
- the LOC133731785 gene encoding shewanella-like protein phosphatase 1 isoform X1, whose protein sequence is MVTDSYSVSSALSPAKPTMASLCLNSLPLPPPSQPRKLLETPPSFSSSTPSSLNSYGKTEASKPIVVSGNPPTFVSAPGRRIVAVGDLHGDLDQTRCALEMAGVLSSDGEDLWTGGETVLVQLGDILDRGEDEIAILSLLRSLDIQAKAEGGAVFQVNGNHESMNVEGDFRFVDAGGFDECIDFLEYLDDCRDDWEEAFVDWIGVSQKLKEDRKMPQSYWDPWNLVRRQKGVIARSILLRPGGPLACELARHAVVLKVNDWLFCHGGLVPHHVAYGIERMNKEVSHWMRGLSESEDDPDIPFIATRGYDSVVWNRLYSRDNSDFDDYQSNQQIHSILEKTLQAAGAKAMVVGHTPQTVGVNCKYNCSIWRIDVGMSSGVLNSRPEVLEIRGDKARVIRSERDSFSELNVVDYI, encoded by the exons ATGGTCACTGATTCATATTCAGTAAGTAGTGCTCTGAGTCCAGCCAAGCCAACAATGGCTTCGCTTTGTCTCAACTCGTTGCCTCTGCCTCCACCTTCTCAGCCTCGCAAGCTCTTAGAGActcctccttctttttcttcttctactcCTTCTTCACTGAACAGTTATGGCAAAACAGAGGCCTCCAAGCCCATAGTCGTCAGTGGAAACCCACCCACTTTTGTTTCTGCTCCCGGTCGCCGAATTGTCGCCG TTGGGGATCTGCATGGAGACCTTGATCAAACAAGATGTGCACTTGAGATGGCTGGTGTGTTGAGTTCTGATGGTGAAGACTTGTGGACAGGCGGGGAAACG GTATTAGTTCAGCTTGGAGATATACTTGATCGAGGTGAGGATGAAATTGCCATTTTGTCATTGCTGCGATCCTTGGATATCCAGGCAAAAGCTGAAGGTGGAGCAGTTTTTCAG GTCAATGGAAATCATGAAAGCATGAATGTGGAGGGGGATTTTCGATTTGTGGACGCTGGAGGATTTGATGAGTGTATTGATTTCTTGGAATACTTGGATGACTGTAGAGATGACTGGGAAGAAGCTTTTGTTGACTGGATTGGTGTCTCTCAAAAGTTGAAAGAAGATAGGAAAATGCCCCAAAGTTATTGGGATCCATGGAATCTAGTGAGG AGGCAAAAGGGTGTGATTGCCAGATCAATCCTTCTAAGACCAGGCGGTCCATTGGCGTGTGAGTTAGCGCGACATGCTGTTGTTCTTAAGGTCAATGACTGGCTCTTCTGTCATGGTGGTCTTGTTCCTCACCACG TTGCATATGGCATAGAGAGAATGAATAAGGAAGTATCTCATTGGATGAGAGGACTCAGTGAGAGTGAGGACGATCCTGACATCCCTTTCATAGCCACAAGGGGATATGACAGTGTAGTTTGGAATCGTTTGTACTCGAGAGATAACTCAGATTTCGATGACTACCAGAGTAACCAG CAGATACACTCTATTCTTGAAAAGACACTACAAGCAGCTGGTGCTAAGGCAATGGTGGTAGGGCATACTCCTCAAACTGTAGGAGTAAACTG TAAATACAATTGTAGCATATGGCGGATTGACGTTGGGATGTCAAgtggagttcttaattcaagacCAGAG GTTCTAGAAATAAGAGGCGATAAAGCAAGAGTTATCAGAAGTGAGAGGGATAGCTTCAGTGAACTCAATGTTGTTGATTATATATAG
- the LOC133731929 gene encoding probable protein phosphatase 2C 26: MAVPIFRASVPKSHPLIHSLFSTSFTDETSKKRRMLVSCAPSATKPVREELSFCVGTHLIPHPSKVEKGGEDAFFVSTYNGGVIAVADGVSGWAEQNVDPSLFPKELMAYASSFVEDVEVNDNPQVLIGKAHAATSSIGSATMIVAMLERNGILKIANVGDCGLRVIREGKVYFSTSPQEHYFDCPFQLSSQAFGQTYRDAVVSSVELIEGDTIVMGSDGLFDNVFDHEIVSTLIGYRDVAEAAKALANLASNHSLDSKFDSPFIIEARARGFEAPFWKKILGMKLTGGKPDDITVVVGQVVSL; encoded by the exons ATGGCAGTTCCCATTTTCAGGGCGTCAGTTCCCAAGTCTCACCCACTCATTCACTCCCTTTTTTCTACTTCATTTACTGATGAAACTTCAAAGAAGAGAAGGATGTTAGTCTCTTGTGCTCCATCAGCAACCAAGCCAGTTCG GGAAGAGCTGTCTTTCTGTGTTGGAACCCATCTTATTCCACACCCCAGCAAG GTTGAAAAAGGAGGAGAAGATGCTTTCTTTGTGAGCACCTACAATGGGGGAGTTATTGCTGTTGCTGATGGTGTCTCTGG TTGGGCTGAACAGAATGTGGATCCTTCATTGTTTCCTAAAGAATTGATGGCCTATGCTTCATCTTTTGTGGAAGATGTGGAG GTGAACGATAATCCTCAGGTTCTGATAGGAAAAGCACATGCTGCTACCTCCTCTATAGGTTCTGCTACCAT GATTGTTGCCATGCTCGAGAGGAATGGAATTCTGAAGATTGCCAATGTCGGGGATTGTGGGCTTAGGGTTATTCGTGAAG GTAAAGTATATTTTTCTACATCACCACAGGAACATTATTTTGATTGTCCCTTCCAACTTAGCTCACAAGCTTTCGGCCAAACTTACCGTGATGCAGTG GTTAGCAGTGTTGAGTTGATAGAAGGAGACACCATAGTAATGGGTTCGGATGGACTTTTTGATAATGTTTTCGACCATGAAATTGTTTCGACACTGATAGGATACAGAGATGTTGCAGAGGCTG CAAAGGCATTAGCTAATTTGGCAAGCAATCATTCGCTGGATTCGAAGTTTGATTCTCCCTTCATCATTGAGGCCAGAGCCAGA GGTTTTGAAGCTcctttttggaagaaaatacTTGGAATGAAGCTTACAG GTGGAAAGCCAGATGATATCACTGTGGTAGTTGGTCAGGTTGTGAGCTTATGA
- the LOC133731787 gene encoding uncharacterized protein LOC133731787 gives MNATSPNDFMEAVENHSGSDSDTNIDDDDAAAEYYQPVSAVDSEDDEENHHLQNDAVVSHSQLLPNGVIVNQAQRGVSSLRLNDDVEGDNGSSSEEEEEEEDVIGGGSDSAVTRAIREDESRRHAPLTPENATRVMEAMRGISFAGVAPDWADRIPEENWIDRLRRLRQSPQS, from the exons ATGAACGCTACCTCTCCTAACGATTTCATGGAAG CCGTAGAGAATCACAGCGGAAGCGATTCCGACACCAACATCGACGACGACGATGCCGCCGCCGAGTACTACCAGCCAGTCTCCGCCGTCGATTCCGAAGACGACGAGGAGAATCACCATCTCCAAAACGACGCCGTTGTTTCCCACTCGCAGCTGCTCCCCAACGGCGTGATTGTGAACCAGGCGCAGAGGGGAGTGTCGTCGCTGAGATTAAACGACGACGTCGAGGGTGATAATGGCAGTAgcagcgaagaagaagaagaagaagaagatgtgaTTGGAGGGGGTTCTGATTCGGCGGTCACGAGGGCGATCAGAGAAGACGAGAGTCGCCGGCACGCGCCGTTGACGCCGGAGAATGCGACGAGGGTTATGGAGGCGATGAGAGGGATTTCGTTCGCCGGAGTGGCTCCGGATTGGGCTGATCGGATCCCTGAAGAAAACTGGATTGATCGGCTTCGCCGGCTCCGACAGTCACCCCAGAGTTAA
- the LOC133731642 gene encoding UDP-glycosyltransferase 87A1-like, which translates to MDSGRKQPTTVCHVVAMPYPGRGHVNPMMNLCKLLALQNSNVLITFVVTEEWLGFIGSEPKPDNVVFATIPNVIPSELVRSAHMVDFFEALMTKMEAPFDLLVDRLEPPPSLILGDTYLPWAVRVGNRRRIPAASFWPMSASVFSVFQHFHLLKENGHFPIDLSEKGNDRVDYIPGVSSTPIQDFPPLMHGKNPTILRVVLEAFSWVPKAQYLLFSSIYELETEVIDVLRSEFSLPIYTVGPLIPYFKANDHLSNVDHSQWLDSQPCSSVLYISMGSFLSVSSAQMDEIAAGLHKSSVRFFWVARAETDRLRDVCGCKGLVVPWCDQLSVLNHSSIGGFLTHCGWNSVKEGVSAGVPFLTFPLNIDQGMNSKAIVEDWKIGWRVKSTEAKIDHLVTSEEIAGLVKKFMDLEDGEGKDMRRRAREFQQICHGAIAEGGSSESNISAFISDIC; encoded by the exons ATGGATTCCGGCCGCAAACAACCAACCACCGTCTGCCACGTAGTGGCCATGCCCTATCCCGGCCGGGGCCACGTCAACCCCATGATGAACCTCTGCAAGTTGCTAGCTTTACAAAACAGCAACGTTCTCATCACCTTCGTCGTCACAGAAGAGTGGCTCGGTTTCATCGGTTCGGAACCAAAGCCGGACAACGTTGTCTTCGCCACAATCCCCAACGTTATCCCATCGGAGCTGGTCCGCTCAGCCCACATGGTTGACTTCTTCGAAGCTCTCATGACCAAAATGGAAGCTCCGTTTGATCTGCTCGTGGATCGGCTGGAGCCGCCGCCGAGTTTGATACTGGGTGACACTTACCTGCCTTGGGCAGTTCGTGTCGGCAACCGGAGGAGGATCCCGGCGGCGTCGTTTTGGCCGATGTCGGCGTCCGTTTTCTCGGTGTTCCAACATTTTCATCTTCTTAAGGAAAATGGTCATTTCCCTATTGACTTGTCGG AAAAGGGCAATGACCGTGTGGATTACATCCCTGGAGTTTCTTCTACACCAATCCAAGACTTTCCCCCTTTGATGCATGGAAAAAACCCAACTATACTCCGTGTCGTTCTTGAAGCATTTTCCTGGGTACCTAAAGCACAATACCTCTTATTCTCATCCATCTATGAGCTTGAAACCGAAGTCATTGACGTTTTAAGATCAGAATTCTCACTACCAATTTACACAGTTGGCCCATTAATACCTTACTTCAAAGCTAATGACCACCTGAGTAATGTTGACCATTCACAATGGCTAGATTCTCAACCTTGTAGCTCGGTCTTGTACATCTCCATGGGAAGCTTTTTGTCAGTTTCTAGTGCCCAAATGGATGAGATTGCAGCTGGTTTGCACAAAAGCAGTGTCCGGTTCTTCTGGGTGGCTCGTGCTGAAACCGATAGGTTACGAGATGTTTGTGGTTGTAAGGGGTTAGTAGTGCCGTGGTGTGACCAATTGAGTGTATTGAACCATTCTTCCATAGGGGGTTTCTTGACACATTGTGGGTGGAACTCAGTTAAAGAAGGTGTTTCCGCTGGTGTTCCTTTTCTTACCTTTCCATTAAATATAGATCAAGGTATGAATAGTAAGGCGATTGTGGAGGATTGGAAGATTGGGTGGAGGGTGAAGAGTACTGAGGCTAAAATAGATCATTTGGTGACGAGCGAGGAAATTGCAGGGTTGGTGAAGAAATTTATGGATTTGGAGGATGGGGAAGGGAAAGACATGAGGAGAAGAGCCAGAGAGTTTCAGCAGATATGTCATGGTGCAATTGCAGAGGGTGGATCATCTGAAAGTAACATTAGCGCCTTCATTAGTGACATTTGTTAA